Proteins co-encoded in one Papaver somniferum cultivar HN1 chromosome 5, ASM357369v1, whole genome shotgun sequence genomic window:
- the LOC113279430 gene encoding uncharacterized protein LOC113279430 yields the protein MSDSDLPINIDDEDDNHVDPSSTPLWKPKMVVAEFTLSNLTISHVVSESTTVSEMISVVKQYWPYVPEDLVVFGYTVDGRSHVINHDLELRFFIHYCISKVIDVVKFNIQFKIVVDFVPSSSSFAPSSSSSSCVSNNGVAIVEDLTDDSSLVKRVPKKSYAWANILTGVGQVFESKIDCRDTVKKYEYHSGYKLEVRKSDKKRYTCKTFHGEHACDLASSDPAKVRMTKSFLKDILIDEFRASKKKKTADDVQDLLHQEYGIDLTYNQAYHGLQFTKESLWGDDIKSYSYFVWYKDSIERYNPGSIVNFEYDGVTKQFQRFFVAFEASITGFNNCCRLMLFIDCTFLTGKFKGGLMVTCGKTSNQEIYPVAFGIVPCENCESWEWFLTNLKGIIREDRPLTIISDRGAVLLKHVLIIFPKAYHSYCLYHMKGNILVPKGKRRQTAVKLFEKCYTALTKEKFFAASKSMSNLKLDSVIDWMVKIPFDNWAAHAFQGERFGENTSNIAESFNSVIKHDKRLPALELVNCIRAKVMEQNYKRLVESSKWNSRITP from the exons ATGAGTGATTCTGATTTACCTATAAACATAGATGACGAAGATGATAACCATGTTGATCCATCATCTACTCCTCTTTGGAA GCCAAAGATGGTTGTTGCAGAGTTCACTTTATCCAATTTGACCATATCACATGTTGTTTCGGAGTCAACTACTGTCAGCGAGATGATTAGTGTGGTGAAACAATACTGGCCTTATGTCCCTGAAGACCTCGTAGTTTTTGGTTACACTGTAGATGGAAGATCACATGTGATCAATCACGATTTGGAGTTGaggtttttcattcactactgcaTCTCCAAAGTGATCGATGTGGTGAAGTTTAACATCCAGTTTAAGATTGTTGTTGATTTtgttccatcttcttcttcttttgctccttctTCGTCATCATCAAGTTGTGTTTCAAACAACGGTGTGGCTATTGTAGAAGATTTGACGGATGATTCATCTTTGGTCAAAAGGGTCCCCAAGAAGTCATATGCTTGGGCCAACATCTTAACCGGAGTAGGGCAGGTTTTTGAAAGTAAAATTGATTGTCGTGATACTGTTAAGAAGTATGAATATCATAGTGGTTACAAACTTGAAGTACGTAAGAGTGACAAGAAACGTTACACT TGCAAGACGTTTCACGGAGAGCATGCATGTGATTTAGCTTCTTCTGATCCAGCAAAAGTCAGGATGACAAAGTCTTTTTTGAAGGATATCTTAATAGATGAATTTCGagcatcaaagaagaagaagactgcaGATGATGTCCAAGATCTTCTCCATCAGGAATATGGTATTGATCTCACATATAATCAGGCATACCATGGTTTACAGTTCACTAAAGAGTCTCTTTGGGGTGATGACATCAAGTCCTATTCATACTTTGTTTGGTATAAAGACTCAATTGAACGTTATAATCCTGGAAGCATCGTCAACTTTGAGTATGATGGTGTAACGAAGCAGTTCCAGAGGTTTTTTGTTGCTTTCGAAGCTTCCATTACTGGTTTCAATAATTGTTGTCGTCTGATGCTATTTATTGATTGCACTTTTCTCACTGGGAAGTTTAAGGGAGGTCTTATGGTAACTTGCGGGAAAACTAGTAACCAAG aGATCTATCCAGTTGCTTTTGGTATTGTACCTTGCGAAAATTGTGAGAGTTGGGAATGGTTCTTAACCAACCTGAAGGGTATTATTAGGGAAGACCGTCCACTGACCATCATATCAGACCGTGGAGCTGTCCTTTTGAAGCATGTCCTTATTATCTTCCCAAAGGCTTACCATTCTTACTGTTTGTACCACATGAAAGGTAATATTCTGGTTCCAAAGGGTAAGAGAAGGCAAACTGCTGTGAAGTTGTTTGAAAAGTGTTACACTGCCTTAACAAAGGAGAAGTTTTTTGCTGCTTCCAAGAGTATGAGCAATCTCAAGCTTGATTCAGTGATTGATTGGATGGTAAAGATTCCATTCGATAACTGGGCAGCTCATGCTTTTCAAGGAGAAAGGTTTGGTGAGAACACATCGAATATTGCAGAGAGTTTTAATAGTGTTATCAAGCATGATAAGAGGCTCCCAGCACTAGAGCTTGTGAATTGTATTCGTGCTAAGGTAATGGAGCAGAACTACAAGAGGTTGGTGGAGTCTAGTAAGTGGAATTCCAGAATTACTCCCTGA